In the genome of Mus musculus strain C57BL/6J chromosome 11 genomic patch of type FIX, GRCm38.p6 PATCHES MG3829_PATCH, one region contains:
- the Mrps23 gene encoding 28S ribosomal protein S23, mitochondrial isoform a (isoform a is encoded by transcript variant 1), with amino-acid sequence MAGSRLETVGSVFSRTRDLMRAGVLKEKPLWYDIYKAFPPLREPVFRRPRLRYGKAKADIQDIFYQEDQIRAKFFATYGSGQKAFDLFNPNFKSTCQRFVEKYTELQNLGETDEEKLFVETGKALLAEGIILRRVREARTVSVRLQASSEGHEPQEDDDLAQRGQVKQEPETAPSPP; translated from the exons ATGGCGGGGAGCCGGCTGGAGACGGTGGGGAGCGTGTTCTCCCG GACGAGGGATCTGATGCGGGCCGGGGTGTTGAAAGAGAAGCCACTGTGGTATGACATATATAAGGCCTTTCCACCCCTGAGAGAGCCTGTCTTCCGAAGGCCCCGCTTGCGATACGGCAAAGCCAAAGCTGACATCCAGGACATCTTTTACCAGGAGGATCAGATTCGAGC GAAATTCTTTGCAACCTATGGATCTGGTCAGAAAGCTTTTGATCTCTTCAACCCAAACTTCAAGTCTACCTGTCAGCG GTTTGTGGAGAAGTACACAGAGCTTCAGAATCTTGGAGAAACAGATGAAGAGAAGTTATTTGTAGAAACGGGGAAGGCTCTGTTGGCAGAAGGCATCATTTTAAGAAGAGTTCGAGAAGCAAGGACT GTCAGCGTGAGACTCCAAGCTTCATCAGAAGGACATGAGCCTCAGGAAGACGATGACCTGGCGCAGCGGGGGCAGGTGAAGCAGGAGCCAGAAACAGCCCCGTCCCCTCCCTGA
- the Mrps23 gene encoding 28S ribosomal protein S23, mitochondrial isoform c (isoform c is encoded by transcript variant 5) — protein MAGSRLETVGSVFSRKFFATYGSGQKAFDLFNPNFKSTCQRFVEKYTELQNLGETDEEKLFVETGKALLAEGIILRRVREARTVSVRLQASSEGHEPQEDDDLAQRGQVKQEPETAPSPP, from the exons ATGGCGGGGAGCCGGCTGGAGACGGTGGGGAGCGTGTTCTCCCG GAAATTCTTTGCAACCTATGGATCTGGTCAGAAAGCTTTTGATCTCTTCAACCCAAACTTCAAGTCTACCTGTCAGCG GTTTGTGGAGAAGTACACAGAGCTTCAGAATCTTGGAGAAACAGATGAAGAGAAGTTATTTGTAGAAACGGGGAAGGCTCTGTTGGCAGAAGGCATCATTTTAAGAAGAGTTCGAGAAGCAAGGACT GTCAGCGTGAGACTCCAAGCTTCATCAGAAGGACATGAGCCTCAGGAAGACGATGACCTGGCGCAGCGGGGGCAGGTGAAGCAGGAGCCAGAAACAGCCCCGTCCCCTCCCTGA
- the Mrps23 gene encoding 28S ribosomal protein S23, mitochondrial isoform b (isoform b is encoded by transcript variant 3) — translation MRAGVLKEKPLWYDIYKAFPPLREPVFRRPRLRYGKAKADIQDIFYQEDQIRAKFFATYGSGQKAFDLFNPNFKSTCQRFVEKYTELQNLGETDEEKLFVETGKALLAEGIILRRVREARTVSVRLQASSEGHEPQEDDDLAQRGQVKQEPETAPSPP, via the exons ATGCGGGCCGGGGTGTTGAAAGAGAAGCCACTGTGGTATGACATATATAAGGCCTTTCCACCCCTGAGAGAGCCTGTCTTCCGAAGGCCCCGCTTGCGATACGGCAAAGCCAAAGCTGACATCCAGGACATCTTTTACCAGGAGGATCAGATTCGAGC GAAATTCTTTGCAACCTATGGATCTGGTCAGAAAGCTTTTGATCTCTTCAACCCAAACTTCAAGTCTACCTGTCAGCG GTTTGTGGAGAAGTACACAGAGCTTCAGAATCTTGGAGAAACAGATGAAGAGAAGTTATTTGTAGAAACGGGGAAGGCTCTGTTGGCAGAAGGCATCATTTTAAGAAGAGTTCGAGAAGCAAGGACT GTCAGCGTGAGACTCCAAGCTTCATCAGAAGGACATGAGCCTCAGGAAGACGATGACCTGGCGCAGCGGGGGCAGGTGAAGCAGGAGCCAGAAACAGCCCCGTCCCCTCCCTGA